One stretch of Anas acuta chromosome W, bAnaAcu1.1, whole genome shotgun sequence DNA includes these proteins:
- the LOC137846831 gene encoding olfactory receptor 14J1-like, whose amino-acid sequence MPNVSSVSEFLLLAFADTRELQLLHFALFLGIYLAALLGNGLILSAVACHHRLHTPMYFFLLNLALLDLGCISTTLPKAMANALWDTRAISYQGCAAQLFLFAFFLEAEYSLLTVMAYDRYVAICKPLHYGSLVGSRACAQMAAAAWGSGFLNAVLHTANTFSLPICHGNVLDQFFCEIPHILKLSCSHAYLREVGALVFSVSLAFLFFVFIMLSYVQIFRAVLRMPSEQGRHKAFSTCLPHLAVVSLFISTVMFAYLKPPSISSPSMDLFVSVLYSVVPSSVNPLIYSMRNQEFKDAVRKLFGYMLLCNQ is encoded by the coding sequence ATGCCCAACGTCAGCTCAgtgagtgagttcctcctgctggcattcgcagacacgcgcgagctgcagctcctgcactttgcactcttcctgggcatctacctggctgccctcctgggcaatggcctcatcctcagcgccgtagcctgccaccaccgcctccacacccccatgtacttcttcctcctcaacctcgccctcctcgacctgggctgcatctccaccactctgcccaaagccatggccaatgccctctgggacaccagggccatctcctatcaaggctgtgctgcccaactctttctctttgctttcttccttgaagcagagtattcccttctcaccgtcatggcctacgaccgctacgttgccatctgcaagcccctgcactacgggagcctcgtgggcagcagagcttgtgcccagatggcagcagctgcctggggcagtggctttctcaatgctgtccttcacacggccaacacattttccctgcccatCTGCCATGGTAATGTtttggaccagttcttctgtgaaatcccccacatcctcaagctctcctgctcacatgcctacctcagggaagttggggcacttgtgtttagtgtttctttagcctttcttttctttgttttcatcatgTTATCCTATGTGCaaatcttcagggcagtgctgaggatgccctctgagcagggcaggcacaaagccttttccacgtgcctccctcacctggccgtggtctccctcTTTATCAGCACTGTCATGTTTGCCTatctgaagcccccctccatctcttccccatccaTGGATCTTTTTGTGTCAGTTCTCTACTCAGTTGTTCCTTCAtcagtgaaccccctcatctacagcatgaggaaccaggagttCAAGGATGCAGTAAGGAAACTCTTTGGATACATGCTTCTTTGCAATCAATAA
- the LOC137846832 gene encoding olfactory receptor 14A16-like, with protein MSNISSVSEFLLLAFTDTRELQLLHFVLFLGIYLAALLGNGLILSAVACNHHLHTPMYFFLLNLALLDVGSISNTVPKAMANALWDTRAISYQGCAAQVFFLFFLFGSEYSLLTVMAYDRYVAICKPLHYWSLLGSRACAQMAAAAWGSGFLYSILHTATTFSLPLCQGNAVDQFFCEIPHILKLSCSDSYLREGRLLIFSAFLTIGCFVFIVLSYIQIFRAVLRMPSSQGRHKAFSTCLPHLAVVSLMISTGMCSYLKSPSISFPSLDIVISVLYSVVPPALNPLIYSMRNQELKDAVRKLLQYMLLKHP; from the coding sequence ATGTCCAACATCAGTtctgtgagcgagttcctcctgTTGGCATTCacagacacgcgcgagctgcagctcctgcacttcgtgctcttcctgggcatctacctggctgccctcctgggcaacggcctcatcctcagcgccgtagcctgcaaccaccacctccacacccccatgtacttcttcctcctcaacctcgccctccttgaTGTGGGATCTATCTCCAACAccgtccccaaagccatggccaatgccctctgggacaccagggccatctcctatcaaggatgtgctgctcaggtgttctttttattcttcttgtttGGTTCAGAGTATTCCCTTCTGactgtcatggcctatgaccgctacgttgccatctgcaagcccctgcactactggagcctcctgggcagcagagcttgtgcccagatggcagcagctgcctggggcagtggctttctgtATAGTATCCTGCACACAgccactacattttccctgcctctctgccaaggcaatgctgtggaccagttcttctgtgagatcccccacatcctcaagctctcctgctcagattcTTATCTCAGGGAAGGTCGGCTTCTCATCTTTAGTGCCTTCTTAACCAttggatgttttgttttcattgtgctgtcctatattcagatcttcagggcagtgctgaggatgccctcttctcagggccggcacaaagccttttccacgtgcctccctcacctggccgtggtctccctgATGATCAGTACTGGCATGTGTTCCTACCTGAAGtccccctccatctccttcccATCCTTGGACATTGTAATATcagttctgtactcggtggtgcctccagcactgaaccccctcatctacagcatgagaaaccaggagctcaaggatgcaGTGAGGAAACTTCTTCAATACATGCTTCTTAAGCATCCATGA